CCGATACAGGTCTTACCGGAAGAAAGATCATAGTCGATACATACGGCGGATGGATTCCTCATGGTGGGGGAGCCTTCAGTGGAAAGGATCCGACCAAGGTCGATAGATCGGCCCACTACATGGCCAGGTATGCCGCCAAGAACATAGTGGCTGCCGGACTGGCAGAGAAAATAACCCTGCAACTGGCTTACGCCATAGGAGTTGCCAGACCTGTTTCTTTCATGATCGATACATACGGCACCGAGAAAGTCGATCTTGAGAAATTGAGAAAGGCCGTTTTGAAGACCTTCGATTTCCGACCCGGTGCTATCATAGATAAACTCGACCTCAGAAGACCTATATACAGACAAACGGCAGCTTACGGCCATTTTGGAAGGATGGATATCGATCTGCCCTGGGAAAAAGTCGATATGGTCGAGCAATTGAAGAAAGCCTTAGATTAATGATAAAATAATCTGTAAATCCCGAAAGGAGGAGAAGTGCTAAGTGCCTAACAATGCTTCAGCAAAGAAGAGAGTGAGACAGACTGCCAAGAAGACTATGATCAACAAGGCCGTCAAAACCAAGTTCAGAAACGCTTCAAAAAAGCTTTACAAAGCCATCGAGCAGGGCGAGGACGTTTCCTCGGTCGCTACGATGTTGAGTGAAGTATATTCCACCCTCGATAAGGCTGCAAAAGTGGGAACGATCCACAAAAATACAGCTTCACGAAAGAAGGCCAGACTTACCGCAACGGTTAAATCTTACGTGCAAGCCAAGCAGTAATCCGGGAAGAAAAAAAGGTGGCGCAAGCCACCTTTTTTTATGAATAAAACTTCTTCAAACTTTCGGTTGTGCGCTTTCGTGCGTTCCGGCCAGTACATTCTCCTCGGTTTCTGGATCGAAGACATGGAGCATGGTCATGTCGAACACGAGATCGATCATTTGTCCGGCCGCAGCCCTGCTTTTGGGATCGACCTTGGCCACGATGTCGTCCCCGTGGATATTGGCGTGTATCAGCGTTTCGCTTCCCAGTGGCTCAACAACGTCGACATTCCCCTTAACTGTGAACTCGTCTTTCGGAGCCACCGCGTACATCTTGTCGTAGATATCCTCGGGTCTGATGCCGAAAGTGATGTCCTTACCAACCAGATCCTTCAATTTCGCCGCTTTGTCGGTTGGCACGAGTACCTTCATATCCTCTTTTACAACCCAGGTCTTTCCGCCTTCGGAGACCAGCTTTGCGCTTATGAAGTTCATGGCGGGGGTACCGATGAAGCCGGCGACAAATTTGTTTTTCGGCTCGAAGTAAACCGAATATGGATCACCGATCTGCTGAATTATTCCATCCTTCATAATGACGATCTTGTCGGCCATCGTCATGGCTTCTACCTGATCGTGGGTAACGTAGATGATCGTTGCCTGCAGGTTCTGGTGGAGTCTCTTCAACTCTGCTCTCATCTGGACTCTCAACTTGGCGTCGAGGTTGGAAAGCGGTTCGTCGAAGAGGAAGACTTTCGGATTCCTGACTATCGCTCTTCCGACGGCAACCCTTTGTCTCTGACCGCCTGAGAGTTGCTTGGGCTTTCTGTCAAGAAGTTGCTCGATGCCAAGGATTCTGGCCGCTTCCTTCACCCTCTGCTCGATCTCGGGTTTTGGGGTCTTTCTGAGTTTCAAACCGAAGGCCATGTTCTCGTAAACCGTCATGTGGGGATATAGAGCGTAGTTCTGGAAGACCATCGCTATGTCTCTGTCCTTTGGTTCCACGTCGTTTACGACTTTTCCACCGATCTTGATTGTTCCCTCCGTGATCTCCTCCAGACCGGCTATCATTCTTAGAGTGGTGGTCTTTCCACACCCAGAAGGGCCGAGCAGAACCACGAATTCTTTGTCGTCAACTTTCAGATTTGCATCGAGAACGGCCTTGAAACCGTTCGGATAAGTCTTTCCAACTTTCTCAAGGATGACTTCTGCCATAGTTCACCTCCATCATTCATCGTCAACTTCTACAATTAAATCCCTTATCTCAACGTTCATTGCTTCATCGCCGGCATCCATAAGATACAGGTCGTAGACCCTTTCCAAAAACTTGTTCAGCAGCACGTACTTTCCATAGTCCATGAGAACTGCCTTGGGGACTCCATTTTTTGTTATAATTATATCGGCTTCCTCGCAATCATCAACGACTCTGGAAAAATGTGCTTTTGCTTCTGCCAGTGAATAGAAAGAGAGTTCATGCAATCTGGACAAATGAACCACCCCGTTATGATTATACAGTATGACCATAATTATAGTCAAGCATAGCTTTCGGAGGTGCCAAGTATGCAAAAGAAGTTTTTCCAAAAGCAACCCATGATGCGAAAGGTTATTTATTCACTGATTCCCATACTGATCTTCGCAATAGGGAACTTTGGCTGGATTGTCCTCTTAAAAACCTTTCTCTCAACTTTCACGGCGGTATTTATCGAATGGCTTTTCGAAAGAAAGAAGGGAAAACCCGTCAGCGAAGCAGTCATTGTTACGGGTCTTCTGGTCGGGCTCATTCTTCCGCCAGCCGTTCCCTTCTGGATAGTCATCGTGTCAAGTTCCTTCGGTGTCGTCTTTGCAAAGATGGCTTTTGGGGGATTTGCAAAAAACCTGTACAACCCCGCAATGGTTGGAAGGGCTTTCGTTTATGTTAGTTTCCCCGCGGCCGTTCAGCAAAGCTGGACTCCGGCCGTCAGTACGTGGGGACAGGGCTTCGGTCGCTGGATCGCCTCGGACGTAGTCACTATGGCCACACCTCTCAACGTTATAAGGGGTGGGGGTGATATGTCTATGTGGAAGATGTTCTTCGGAAACGTGTCTGGAGCATCCGGCGAGACAGCCAAGTGGCTTATCATAGCGGCTGCGGTATATCTAATAATTACCAAGACTGCGTCCTGGAAGATAATACTCTCAACGATCGCTTCGGCCTTCGTTGTATCGGGATTAATCTTCCTCTTCGATCCGACCCGCCTCAATCCACTGGCGTGGATATTCGGAGGCAGTATCCTCTTCGGAGCGGTATTTATGGCCACCGATCCAATAAGCGCTCCCAAGAGGGAACGTTCGAAGTGGATCTATGGAGGATTGATAGGGACGCTATCGGTCGTTATAGGAACCTTTTCGCTATTTGGTGCCGGATTCATGTTCGCCCTGCTAATTGCCAATACCTTTGCCTCCCTTATCGACTATCTCGACACTCCGGAGAAGGTGAATAAATCATGAAAGACAAGCTGTATTCGGTGTTTTTTGCCTTTGCTCTCACACTCGTCTTCACACTGATTCTGGCCAGTATAAACGCTCTGGCCACCGGTACGATCGAAGTCAACGAGAAACTGGACTTCCAGAAATCCCTCCTTTATGTCTTTGGATTTGTCCAGAAAGACGACAAGCTTTCAAGCAAAGAGATACAGGAGCTCTACGGAGAGAAGATCGTCGAGCTTCGTGGCGAGGTAGATGTTTACCGTGCGCAAGTCGAAGGAGAGACGGGTTATGCCTTCACCGTTCAGAGCCCCGGCCTGTGGGGGACGATCACCGGCCTGATAGCTATAAACGCCAGCGGGACGAGGATGCTGGGGATCGACTTTGTGGAACACTCTGAAACTCCCGGTCTAGGAGGCAGAATCGACGAAAAAGCTTTCCAGCAACAGTTCAGGAACGAAAAGATCTCTAGTGGTCCTTCGGGCAGAATCGCAGTGGTCTCGGGGCAGGACACATCCTCCAGTGAGGATTCGAAGGTAGATGCCATAACCGGTGCTACGAGGACTTCCGAAGCTATCCAGAAGCTGATTGACAAGGCGATGAACGAAGTCTTCCCGAAGGTTCTGAAGGTGGTGAACTGATATGGGTGAATCGAAAAAAGAGACATTCATGGCAAACATCTGGAAAAACAACCCGGTCATCGTACAGATACTTGGAATCTGTTCGGCCCTGGCTGTGACTAATAACATGACTAATACCCTGATTATGGGTATCGGTCTGACATTTGCGACTGGTTTCTCTTCGCTCACGATCTCTGCCCTGCGCAATTACATACCCAAAAACGTCCGCATGATGGTACAGGTGTTAATAATCGCCACATACGTCATTATTCTCGATATTGTACTCAAGGCCTATCTGCCCTCAATAAGTAAAGCACTCGGCCCTTATGTCGGCCTCATAATAACCAACTGTATAATAATGGGTAGGGCCGAGGCCTATGCGCAGTCCCACGGGCCGGCGCTCTCCTTCATAGATGGCATCTCAGCAGGAATCGGCTATTCGCTGATCCTTCTCCTGATAGCCTTTATCAGAGAG
This portion of the Mesotoga infera genome encodes:
- a CDS encoding RnfABCDGE type electron transport complex subunit D; translation: MQKKFFQKQPMMRKVIYSLIPILIFAIGNFGWIVLLKTFLSTFTAVFIEWLFERKKGKPVSEAVIVTGLLVGLILPPAVPFWIVIVSSSFGVVFAKMAFGGFAKNLYNPAMVGRAFVYVSFPAAVQQSWTPAVSTWGQGFGRWIASDVVTMATPLNVIRGGGDMSMWKMFFGNVSGASGETAKWLIIAAAVYLIITKTASWKIILSTIASAFVVSGLIFLFDPTRLNPLAWIFGGSILFGAVFMATDPISAPKRERSKWIYGGLIGTLSVVIGTFSLFGAGFMFALLIANTFASLIDYLDTPEKVNKS
- a CDS encoding NADH:ubiquinone reductase (Na(+)-transporting) subunit D, with translation MGESKKETFMANIWKNNPVIVQILGICSALAVTNNMTNTLIMGIGLTFATGFSSLTISALRNYIPKNVRMMVQVLIIATYVIILDIVLKAYLPSISKALGPYVGLIITNCIIMGRAEAYAQSHGPALSFIDGISAGIGYSLILLLIAFIRELLGFGSIFGMRILPDSFTPWVIMITAPSAFFIIGTIIWIARSPLVKKK
- a CDS encoding FMN-binding protein, with the translated sequence MKDKLYSVFFAFALTLVFTLILASINALATGTIEVNEKLDFQKSLLYVFGFVQKDDKLSSKEIQELYGEKIVELRGEVDVYRAQVEGETGYAFTVQSPGLWGTITGLIAINASGTRMLGIDFVEHSETPGLGGRIDEKAFQQQFRNEKISSGPSGRIAVVSGQDTSSSEDSKVDAITGATRTSEAIQKLIDKAMNEVFPKVLKVVN
- a CDS encoding ABC transporter ATP-binding protein, with the protein product MAEVILEKVGKTYPNGFKAVLDANLKVDDKEFVVLLGPSGCGKTTTLRMIAGLEEITEGTIKIGGKVVNDVEPKDRDIAMVFQNYALYPHMTVYENMAFGLKLRKTPKPEIEQRVKEAARILGIEQLLDRKPKQLSGGQRQRVAVGRAIVRNPKVFLFDEPLSNLDAKLRVQMRAELKRLHQNLQATIIYVTHDQVEAMTMADKIVIMKDGIIQQIGDPYSVYFEPKNKFVAGFIGTPAMNFISAKLVSEGGKTWVVKEDMKVLVPTDKAAKLKDLVGKDITFGIRPEDIYDKMYAVAPKDEFTVKGNVDVVEPLGSETLIHANIHGDDIVAKVDPKSRAAAGQMIDLVFDMTMLHVFDPETEENVLAGTHESAQPKV
- a CDS encoding type II toxin-antitoxin system Phd/YefM family antitoxin, which encodes MSRLHELSFYSLAEAKAHFSRVVDDCEEADIIITKNGVPKAVLMDYGKYVLLNKFLERVYDLYLMDAGDEAMNVEIRDLIVEVDDE
- the rpsT gene encoding 30S ribosomal protein S20, producing MPNNASAKKRVRQTAKKTMINKAVKTKFRNASKKLYKAIEQGEDVSSVATMLSEVYSTLDKAAKVGTIHKNTASRKKARLTATVKSYVQAKQ